A single Methanospirillum lacunae DNA region contains:
- a CDS encoding PAS domain S-box protein, translated as MFLKTIKRLIGKFRLRTVLTISLVVLLVCAMGIIWVFSFLNSQYIVSDLAGQLENEISDRIVQHLDVYLETPQLVNKLCLDSIKFGGVDIHDNSALEKYFRALSYRFPTVESICYANEEDGNYTIISTIGSEGITNGTDRYLGFSRASTNYSFEEYLTDNEGRIIRQTVKPLPYDPRTRPWYKTAITSDKPSWTPIYMWVEGVVSQDAVIPVHSIDNRIIGVLDTSLTLIGISDFLQNLEISQNGEAFILEKSGLLIASSESNNTYSNENGTLIRLSALNSSDLIIQATTRYLINQAHLNGNITVQEQFKLDINNTREWIQVTPYQDQYGLDWLIVVAIPESDIMGKINHNNNLTFLLIVTVVICIIFLCIGLARWITRPILSLNRSARSLSRGNWTDWTDLDRHDEIGELSQSFKQMANQLRTTFVSLKSSEERYIRLFQSSADAILLFDNFTLVQMNKAGEEMFNIASKDAIGLDIRNLFADIGLGIGDMIRQGSESGKSYLDRTISRTNNSEEQYMNIRLTHIPDENRNLSLVHIRDISDQRKAIIAFAEQDALKESYNQINTILQLLPDPTFVINAEGQIIIWNRAIEKLTGKNWDEMIGKKNYAYSKALHNTEKPILIDIALSPKRYGLDLYPDIEQSGDLLKTSFDIDVSGERKFFSCLAGPLYNKVGEIIGAIESIRDITSHKLNEEALLIANKKLNLLSSITRHDILNKIMITKAHLFLLDDTNLTSEQIESTSAIKRSMIEIEHFVSFTKTYQELGLHVPIWQDVGETCNRVIKDINVGSIIILNNVFGISILADPLFEKVCYNIIENAIRHGENLSEISISGVEQNGKLTLIFEDNGIGISTENKEIIFERGFGKNTGYGLFLTREILSISDISIIESGQPGFGCRFEILVPKGKFRFNNK; from the coding sequence ATGTTTCTTAAAACCATTAAGCGATTGATAGGAAAATTCAGATTACGCACAGTACTGACGATTTCGCTGGTGGTACTACTTGTTTGTGCCATGGGGATTATCTGGGTTTTTTCATTTCTCAATAGCCAGTATATTGTTTCAGATCTCGCCGGACAATTAGAGAATGAAATATCGGATAGGATTGTCCAGCACCTAGATGTATATCTTGAAACTCCACAACTTGTCAATAAACTTTGTCTTGATAGTATCAAATTTGGAGGAGTAGATATCCATGATAATTCTGCCCTTGAAAAATATTTCAGAGCCCTATCATATCGATTTCCTACTGTAGAATCAATATGTTACGCAAATGAGGAGGATGGAAATTACACAATTATATCTACTATAGGATCTGAAGGTATCACAAATGGAACTGACCGATATCTAGGGTTCTCAAGAGCAAGTACAAATTATTCATTCGAAGAATACCTGACTGACAATGAAGGCAGAATAATCAGACAGACAGTAAAACCATTACCATATGATCCCAGGACACGACCTTGGTATAAAACAGCCATAACTTCTGATAAACCTTCCTGGACTCCGATATATATGTGGGTTGAGGGAGTAGTAAGCCAGGATGCAGTTATTCCGGTACACTCAATTGATAATCGTATTATCGGAGTATTGGACACCTCATTAACACTTATAGGTATATCTGATTTTTTACAAAATCTGGAAATTTCCCAAAATGGAGAGGCATTTATATTAGAAAAATCCGGACTTCTTATCGCTTCATCAGAGTCAAATAATACATATTCTAATGAAAATGGGACCTTAATCCGCCTATCAGCTCTAAATTCATCTGATTTAATAATACAAGCAACAACCCGATATCTGATAAACCAAGCCCACTTAAATGGTAATATCACTGTACAAGAGCAATTTAAACTCGATATCAACAATACTCGTGAGTGGATTCAGGTTACGCCATACCAGGATCAATATGGATTGGATTGGCTCATTGTTGTTGCCATTCCTGAATCAGACATAATGGGTAAGATTAATCATAACAATAATTTGACATTTCTTCTTATTGTTACCGTAGTAATATGTATTATATTCCTTTGTATTGGTCTTGCACGATGGATTACCAGACCAATCTTATCATTAAACCGATCTGCCCGATCACTTTCCAGAGGAAATTGGACAGACTGGACTGATCTTGATCGACATGATGAAATTGGTGAGCTTTCTCAGTCATTCAAGCAAATGGCCAATCAATTGCGGACTACATTTGTTTCTTTAAAAAGTAGTGAGGAGCGATACATCAGGTTATTTCAATCTTCAGCAGATGCAATTCTTCTCTTTGATAATTTCACTCTTGTCCAGATGAATAAAGCCGGAGAAGAGATGTTTAATATTGCATCAAAGGATGCAATTGGTTTAGATATCAGAAATTTATTTGCCGATATTGGACTCGGGATTGGAGATATGATCCGCCAGGGATCAGAAAGTGGGAAATCCTATTTGGATCGGACTATATCACGGACCAATAACAGCGAAGAGCAGTATATGAATATCCGTCTTACGCATATTCCCGATGAAAATAGAAATTTAAGTCTGGTTCATATAAGAGATATTTCAGATCAACGAAAAGCCATTATTGCATTTGCAGAGCAGGATGCATTAAAAGAATCCTATAACCAAATTAATACAATCCTACAATTACTCCCAGATCCAACCTTTGTTATAAATGCAGAAGGACAGATCATTATCTGGAACCGGGCAATTGAGAAGTTAACAGGAAAAAACTGGGATGAGATGATTGGAAAGAAGAATTATGCATATTCTAAAGCACTTCATAATACAGAAAAACCAATTCTTATTGATATAGCTCTCTCTCCAAAAAGGTATGGTTTGGATTTATATCCAGATATCGAACAATCCGGAGATCTATTAAAAACGAGTTTCGATATTGATGTATCAGGAGAAAGAAAGTTTTTCTCTTGTCTGGCCGGACCATTGTACAATAAAGTCGGTGAGATAATTGGAGCCATTGAATCTATCAGGGATATCACATCACACAAACTAAATGAAGAAGCCCTGCTTATCGCTAATAAAAAATTAAATCTTCTTTCAAGTATTACTCGTCATGATATTCTGAATAAGATAATGATTACGAAAGCACATCTCTTCCTTCTTGATGATACCAATCTTACATCTGAACAAATAGAATCTACTTCAGCGATCAAACGTTCAATGATTGAAATCGAGCATTTCGTGTCGTTCACAAAAACGTATCAGGAACTTGGATTACATGTACCAATTTGGCAGGATGTAGGTGAAACATGTAATAGGGTTATAAAGGACATCAATGTAGGGTCAATAATCATCCTAAATAACGTTTTTGGTATTTCTATCCTTGCTGATCCTTTATTTGAGAAAGTCTGTTACAACATAATCGAAAATGCTATACGTCATGGAGAAAATCTTTCAGAGATTTCAATTTCTGGTGTTGAGCAAAATGGAAAACTCACGTTAATATTTGAAGATAACGGGATCGGAATCTCAACAGAAAATAAAGAGATCATATTTGAACGTGGGTTTGGAAAAAATACAGGATATGGATTATTTCTTACCAGAGAAATCTTATCGATTTCAGATATTAGTATAATTGAGAGTGGACAACCCGGTTTCGGATGTCGTTTTGAAATTCTTGTCCCAAAAGGGAAATTCAGATTTAATAATAAATAG
- a CDS encoding DUF4013 domain-containing protein: MRISDALSESWGFAQEALFGKWVRWIMLVISSIIFPIMYGYTVRVMRGNQPVYEEESFFGLFIDGVKLCIINIVYMIIPMLVLFATIGYALFGIIISGKEITINSVLPILGGFITGILIFIFLAIIFGMVGIIGSVRFARTGSMGEAFAIGEIVSTIGRIGWIHYIVSLLALMVVVFILMTVVTIIELMLIIIPVVGWIVGWVLSMFLGPFISLMSSRFYSLLYDSGI; encoded by the coding sequence ATGAGAATAAGTGATGCATTAAGTGAATCCTGGGGATTTGCTCAGGAAGCTCTATTTGGAAAATGGGTCCGATGGATTATGCTCGTTATCAGTTCGATTATCTTTCCAATTATGTATGGATATACAGTTCGGGTAATGAGGGGAAATCAGCCAGTATATGAAGAAGAATCTTTTTTTGGTCTCTTTATTGATGGGGTCAAATTATGTATCATAAACATTGTATACATGATTATACCGATGCTGGTACTCTTTGCTACAATTGGTTATGCATTATTTGGAATCATCATCTCAGGAAAGGAAATTACGATTAATTCTGTACTACCAATTCTTGGTGGATTTATAACCGGAATTCTTATTTTTATATTCCTGGCAATAATCTTTGGAATGGTTGGTATCATTGGATCTGTCAGGTTTGCAAGAACCGGATCCATGGGTGAGGCATTCGCGATTGGAGAGATCGTATCTACCATTGGTAGAATCGGGTGGATTCATTATATCGTTTCCCTTTTAGCCCTCATGGTAGTGGTTTTTATACTAATGACAGTTGTAACTATCATAGAACTAATGCTCATCATAATTCCTGTAGTCGGATGGATTGTTGGATGGGTTTTGAGTATGTTCCTGGGACCATTTATCTCACTTATGTCGAGCAGATTTTACTCTCTCCTGTATGATTCAGGAATCTAA
- a CDS encoding YIP1 family protein, protein MFEDLIPNIRGLLLSPVETFENLKKSSLSESHQHFVILLLVYTVLVGVVTAISSLMAYYNMMIQLISIPIIGQFLLPKIELFKPIILNLSFFSVYLLFITLFFGIFLKGFFLHVFVILLGGEQGVTKTIQVLMYSITPFLLLGWIPYISILGLIWTLILCVIGFHIIQEIPVWKSALIIIIPIIFLFTGLILVFFITSSLITATSGIV, encoded by the coding sequence ATGTTCGAAGACCTTATTCCTAATATCAGGGGGTTGCTATTATCACCTGTTGAAACCTTTGAAAATCTTAAAAAATCATCATTATCTGAATCTCACCAGCATTTTGTAATTCTTCTTCTCGTATACACAGTTCTTGTAGGTGTTGTCACTGCAATATCTTCACTGATGGCCTACTACAATATGATGATTCAACTTATCTCAATTCCAATAATCGGTCAATTTCTTCTCCCTAAAATCGAATTATTTAAACCAATTATTCTCAATTTAAGTTTTTTTTCTGTATATTTACTTTTTATAACTCTGTTTTTTGGAATTTTTCTCAAAGGGTTTTTTCTCCATGTTTTTGTGATACTTCTTGGAGGAGAACAGGGAGTAACAAAAACAATTCAGGTTCTTATGTATTCAATAACTCCATTCTTGCTTCTTGGATGGATACCATATATCTCCATATTAGGGTTGATTTGGACTCTGATATTATGTGTTATCGGTTTTCATATCATACAGGAAATTCCGGTCTGGAAATCGGCTCTTATAATTATAATCCCAATTATCTTTTTATTTACGGGATTAATTTTGGTTTTTTTTATAACATCATCACTCATTACTGCCACATCAGGAATAGTCTAA
- a CDS encoding cysteine hydrolase family protein codes for MQNGFITKNGNLYVRDAENLINKTNNFLKLVKNTDFDYIFIVLDTHFAEEYYLSEEGKQFPIHCVFGSPDWNLSIDVPDLSHKYYLLKNRFDMWGMNDNLDIHITSPSKKVAYDSLFYLIDNPINPQLKIERDKFISTIYADNTTTKIDVTMIGVASDFCIRYAMEGWLERNAQVTIISDLTKGIEKEIHQVLEEEKYCSFRSDKLRSISCNEYLKEIYG; via the coding sequence ATGCAAAATGGATTCATCACAAAAAATGGTAATTTATACGTTCGTGATGCTGAAAACCTAATTAATAAAACCAATAATTTTCTAAAATTGGTAAAAAATACAGACTTTGATTACATATTCATTGTATTAGATACTCATTTTGCAGAGGAATATTATTTATCTGAGGAAGGAAAACAGTTTCCAATTCATTGTGTTTTTGGTTCACCTGATTGGAATTTATCTATAGATGTTCCTGATCTGTCACACAAATACTATCTACTAAAAAACCGGTTCGATATGTGGGGGATGAATGATAATCTAGATATCCATATCACGTCTCCCTCAAAAAAAGTAGCTTATGATTCATTGTTTTATCTTATTGATAATCCAATTAATCCACAATTAAAAATTGAACGTGACAAGTTCATATCGACAATATATGCAGATAATACAACTACAAAGATAGATGTAACAATGATAGGTGTTGCATCAGATTTTTGTATCAGGTACGCAATGGAAGGATGGCTTGAGAGAAATGCTCAAGTGACAATTATTTCTGATCTTACTAAAGGCATTGAAAAAGAAATCCATCAGGTTCTTGAGGAAGAGAAATATTGCAGTTTCCGTTCTGACAAACTTCGATCAATTTCATGTAATGAATATCTGAAAGAAATATACGGATAA
- a CDS encoding YczE/YyaS/YitT family protein: MFSIGLLKRYAILILGLFFMGLGISLITKSTLGTPPISSIPYVLCLIYPVTFGSLTFIFSLIFLIGEICLLGTKFPRDQYPQIFVGFFLGLFVDLGMLIVSSIQPFLYIFQIIVLLIGCVILALGIYLQVSANVLMNPGEGLVQIIAVKTRIRFGIIKIIFDSALVSGAIIISLVNFGTLNGVREGTIISAVLVGYIIILIGGLMKKVHFQDWLSK, translated from the coding sequence ATGTTCAGTATCGGTTTATTAAAACGATATGCCATACTCATTCTGGGTCTCTTTTTTATGGGTTTAGGCATTAGTCTCATAACAAAATCAACACTTGGGACCCCACCCATATCCAGTATACCCTATGTGCTCTGTCTTATATATCCAGTCACTTTCGGTTCTCTTACTTTTATTTTTAGCCTCATATTTCTAATTGGAGAAATATGTCTCTTGGGTACAAAATTTCCTCGCGATCAATATCCACAGATTTTTGTAGGTTTTTTTTTAGGTTTATTCGTTGATTTGGGTATGCTGATTGTTTCATCAATTCAACCCTTTTTATATATCTTCCAAATAATTGTTTTATTAATTGGATGTGTTATTTTGGCTCTTGGTATTTATCTTCAGGTCTCAGCCAATGTTTTAATGAATCCGGGAGAGGGCCTTGTCCAGATAATTGCAGTGAAAACCCGGATAAGATTTGGTATCATAAAGATTATTTTTGATTCTGCGTTAGTGTCTGGAGCAATTATCATATCCCTTGTGAATTTTGGGACATTAAATGGAGTTAGAGAAGGAACAATCATTTCTGCTGTCCTTGTTGGCTATATTATAATCCTTATTGGTGGTTTAATGAAAAAAGTTCATTTTCAAGATTGGTTGTCAAAGTAA
- a CDS encoding IPT/TIG domain-containing protein: MRNLLANYYTKLGTCMTTKVMYFSLALILCLICTGVSSAVSTTDPSPKTTVISSNVKASVTSITPATGKLGETVPFILNGTELSKNIKVYLENGDTKNSKSIIANAVNVTSPTSLTGSFNIPQTSTLGAWNVTVKEAGEIFPSNVTFMVTK; this comes from the coding sequence ATGAGAAACCTATTAGCAAATTACTATACTAAATTAGGGACTTGCATGACTACAAAAGTAATGTATTTTTCTTTGGCCTTAATTTTGTGTCTTATATGTACAGGAGTTTCATCAGCTGTATCTACAACAGATCCATCTCCTAAAACTACGGTTATCTCATCAAACGTAAAAGCCTCAGTAACCTCAATTACTCCGGCAACAGGAAAGTTAGGGGAGACAGTCCCGTTTATTTTAAATGGAACTGAATTATCAAAAAATATCAAGGTCTATCTGGAAAATGGGGATACGAAAAATTCAAAAAGTATTATTGCTAATGCAGTAAATGTGACATCACCCACATCTTTGACTGGTTCATTTAATATTCCACAAACCAGCACACTAGGTGCATGGAATGTTACAGTGAAAGAAGCAGGAGAAATCTTTCCATCCAATGTAACGTTCATGGTAACTAAATAA
- the clpB gene encoding ATP-dependent chaperone ClpB, with product MNFNNFTLKSQEAVQKAMEIAVAKQNQGIETAHLLKGMLIVDENVIPYLLKKLNVNLDNFSRSLDRIVDSYPKVSGGEQYLSQDSNRALQKASSISQEFKDEFVSIEHLLLGILSVNNPTTKLLKENGVSEKDLKNAIQNLRKGSTVQSQTAEETYNALNQYAKNLNDLVSSGKLDPVIGRDEEIRRVLQILSRRTKNNPILIGEPGVGKTAIAEGLAHRIIDGDVPDNLKTKQIFSLDMGALIAGAKYKGEFEERLKSVIKEVISAEGEIVLFIDEIHTLVGAGASEGAMDAANILKPALSRGELHVIGATTLKEYQRYFEKDKALERRFQPVMVDEPDIPDAISILRGIKEKYETHHHVRIKDEAIIAAVELSQRYISDRFLPDKAIDLIDEAASKLRLEINSVPEELEIIERRIRQLEIEREAIKREKDLDKLNSLNEEIGNLSEERNQLKVKWQSEKEIVEQIQQQKNEIETLKYEAENSNRKGDLGKVAEIRYGLIPAIEKNIESLKTKLTDLQKDSAMVNEEVDAEEIAEVVSRWTGIPVSRMLQSEKQKLLTLESELHKRVVGQDEAIEAVSDAIRRSRAGLQDTKRPIGSFIFLGTTGVGKTELAKALAEFLFNNENSMVRIDMSEYQERHTVSRLVGAPPGYVGYEESGQLTEAVRRKPYSVVLLDEIEKAHPDVFNILLQVLDDGRLTDNKGRTVDFKNTIIIMTSNIGSPIIQENLEHITDANREEIFNRTQIQVMDLLKKTIRPEFLNRIDEVIMFKPLTKNEIETVVKLQIGHIQKMLEKNDVRFIATDQAVRYIAERGFDPQFGARPIKRVIQKNLLNELSKMILEGKVSKDKEIIVNEENGILTFINQ from the coding sequence ATGAACTTCAACAATTTTACTCTCAAATCTCAGGAAGCAGTCCAGAAAGCTATGGAGATTGCTGTTGCAAAACAAAATCAGGGAATTGAAACAGCGCATCTTCTGAAGGGAATGTTAATTGTTGACGAGAATGTTATCCCATATCTGCTGAAGAAACTGAATGTAAATCTAGATAATTTCTCTCGTTCATTAGATCGCATCGTTGATTCATATCCCAAAGTAAGTGGTGGTGAGCAATATCTCTCACAAGATTCAAACAGGGCGTTGCAGAAAGCATCATCAATTTCCCAGGAATTTAAAGATGAATTCGTTTCCATAGAACACCTGCTATTAGGAATATTATCAGTGAATAATCCTACAACTAAATTGCTCAAAGAGAATGGAGTTTCTGAAAAGGATCTAAAAAATGCAATACAAAACCTCAGGAAAGGATCAACCGTACAAAGTCAGACTGCTGAAGAAACATACAATGCACTGAATCAGTATGCAAAAAATCTGAATGACTTAGTTAGTAGTGGAAAATTAGATCCTGTTATCGGACGAGATGAAGAGATCCGTAGAGTGCTCCAGATTTTATCCCGAAGGACAAAAAATAACCCAATACTTATAGGAGAGCCCGGGGTTGGAAAGACGGCTATAGCAGAAGGGCTTGCTCACCGGATCATCGATGGTGATGTACCAGATAATCTAAAAACCAAACAAATTTTCTCACTTGATATGGGAGCCCTCATTGCCGGGGCAAAATATAAGGGAGAATTTGAAGAGAGACTCAAGAGTGTTATCAAGGAGGTGATATCTGCTGAAGGTGAGATAGTCTTGTTTATCGATGAAATTCATACTCTCGTCGGAGCAGGCGCAAGCGAAGGGGCTATGGATGCAGCAAATATTCTAAAACCAGCTTTGTCCAGAGGAGAACTCCATGTCATCGGGGCTACAACCCTGAAAGAATATCAACGATATTTTGAAAAAGATAAAGCGCTTGAGCGGAGATTTCAGCCAGTAATGGTAGACGAACCTGATATTCCGGATGCAATCTCCATACTTCGGGGAATAAAAGAGAAATATGAGACTCATCATCATGTTCGAATCAAGGATGAAGCAATCATCGCTGCCGTGGAGCTCTCACAACGATATATATCTGATCGATTCCTTCCTGATAAAGCAATAGATCTGATAGATGAAGCAGCATCCAAGCTTCGTCTTGAGATAAACTCGGTTCCGGAAGAACTAGAAATAATTGAGCGAAGAATTCGCCAATTAGAAATAGAGCGAGAAGCAATCAAACGAGAAAAAGACCTGGATAAACTAAATTCTCTAAATGAGGAGATCGGAAATTTATCAGAAGAGAGAAACCAGCTGAAGGTTAAGTGGCAATCAGAAAAGGAAATTGTAGAACAGATTCAACAGCAGAAGAACGAAATTGAGACTTTAAAATACGAGGCAGAGAATTCAAACCGTAAAGGCGACCTTGGAAAGGTTGCTGAAATAAGATATGGCCTTATTCCTGCGATTGAAAAGAATATTGAATCATTAAAGACGAAACTCACTGATTTGCAAAAAGATTCCGCAATGGTGAATGAAGAAGTAGATGCAGAGGAGATAGCCGAAGTTGTTTCCCGATGGACCGGGATTCCTGTAAGCAGGATGTTACAAAGTGAAAAACAGAAACTTCTCACTCTTGAATCTGAATTACACAAACGAGTCGTTGGCCAGGATGAAGCTATTGAAGCTGTGTCGGATGCTATTCGGAGAAGTAGAGCAGGCCTTCAGGATACGAAACGTCCCATCGGCTCCTTTATTTTTCTTGGAACTACCGGTGTAGGAAAGACGGAACTTGCCAAGGCTCTTGCAGAATTTTTGTTTAATAATGAAAACAGTATGGTTCGGATAGACATGTCCGAATATCAGGAGCGACATACTGTCTCCCGGCTTGTAGGAGCTCCACCGGGATATGTCGGATATGAAGAGAGCGGACAACTTACTGAAGCTGTCCGAAGGAAGCCATATTCTGTTGTTTTATTAGACGAGATCGAAAAGGCTCATCCGGATGTATTCAATATTCTTCTTCAGGTTCTAGATGATGGCCGTCTCACGGATAATAAAGGGCGAACTGTAGATTTCAAAAATACCATAATAATAATGACCTCCAACATTGGGTCTCCAATTATTCAGGAGAATCTGGAACATATAACTGACGCTAACCGAGAAGAGATTTTTAACCGGACCCAAATACAAGTAATGGATCTCCTAAAAAAGACCATACGTCCTGAATTTCTAAATCGTATTGACGAAGTAATCATGTTCAAGCCTCTTACTAAAAATGAAATTGAAACTGTTGTAAAGTTGCAGATAGGCCATATCCAAAAAATGTTAGAAAAAAATGATGTCAGGTTTATTGCAACTGA